From the Solanum stenotomum isolate F172 chromosome 4, ASM1918654v1, whole genome shotgun sequence genome, one window contains:
- the LOC125862120 gene encoding fimbrin-5: protein MSSFVGVVVSDQWLQSQFTQVELRGLNSNFLSARNQSGKVTLGDLPPVLCKLKAFQGILNEDDIKAILSESSSDMSEEIDFESFLRAYLNLQARATAKGDSKTSSSFLKATTTTLRHTISESERGSYVAHINSFLRDDPFLKDFLPIDPSTNQLFDLAKDGVLLCKLINIAVSGTIDERAINTKKVLNPWERNENHTLCLNSAKAIGCTVVNIGTQDLIEARPHLVVGLISQIIKIQLLSDLNLRKTPQLVELVEDSQEVEELMSLSPEKILLKWMNFHLKKAGYKKEVTNFSSDLKDGEAYAHLLNTLAPEHGTTNTLDTEDPTERANLILEQAEKLDCKRYVTPKDIVEGSANLNLAFVAQIFQHRNGLTADTTKLSFAVMMEDDAQTSREERCFRLWINSLGTDTYVNNLFEDVRTGWVLLEVLDKISQGLVNWKQATKPPIKMPFRKVENCNQVINIGKELNFSLVNVAGSDIVQGNKKLILAFLWQLMRFSMLQLLINLKFHALGKEITDADILNWANSKVKSARRKSQIESFKDKNISSGKFFLELLSAVEPRVVNWSLVTRGKTDEDKKLNATYTISVARKLGCSIFLLPEDIIEVNQKMMLTLTASIMYWSLQTKTEDSESNTAENAGLDASPAAASDGDIASTTSEVEKGVQEER, encoded by the exons atgtcTAGTtttgttggtgttgttgtttCTGATCAATGGCTACAGAGTCAATTCACTCAAGTCGAGCTGCGTGGCCTCAATTCCAAC TTCCTATCTGCAAGGAATCAATCCGGGAAGGTCACTTTGGGAGATCTACCGCCTGTGTTGTGCAAACTTAAGGCCTTCCAAGGTATACTAAATGAGGATGATATAAAGGCAATATTGAGCGAGTCATCGTCTGACATGAgtgaagaaattgattttgaatCTTTCCTTCGG GCATATCTAAATCTACAAGCACGAGCTACAGCGAAAGGTGATTCAAAGACCAGCTCCTCTTTCCTCAAGGCAACTACAACCACACTCCGACACACCATTAGTGAATCTGAAAGGGGCTCATATGTAGCTCACATCAACAGCTTTCTCAGAGACGATCCGTTTTTGAAGGATTTCCTTCCGATAGATCCATCTACCAATCAACTCTTTGATCTTGCCAAAGATGGTGTTCTTCTTTG TAAGCTCATAAATATTGCTGTCTCCGGAACAATAGATGAACGTGCTATCAATACCAAAAAGGTTCTTAATCCATGGGAAAGGAATGAGAACCACACCCTTTGCCTCAATTCCGCGAAGGCCATTGGTTGTACTGTGGTCAATATTGGCACACAGGATTTAATCGAAGCAAGA CCTCATTTGGTTGTCGGGTTGATTTCTCAAATTATCAAG ATACAACTATTATCTGATCTCAATCTGAGAAAAACTCCACAACTTGTGGAATTGGTGGAAGATAGTCAG GAAGTAGAGGAGCTTATGAGCTTATCTCCAGAAAAGATTTTACTGAAATGGATGAATTTCCATCTTAAAAAAGCAGGCTACAAAAAAGAGGTTACAAATTTCTCAAGTGACTTGAAG GACGGAGAAGCTTATGCTCATTTGCTCAATACTCTCGCGCCTGAACATGGTACGACTAACACATTAGATACAGAAGATCCAACTGAAAGAGCAAACTTGATTCTTGAGCAAGCAGAAAAACTAGATTGCAAAAGATATGTAACTCCAAAGGACATTGTTGAAGGCTCAGCAAACTTAAATCTTGCATTCGTTGCACAAATATTTCAACATAG GAATGGATTGACAGCAGATACCACAAAGTTGTCTTTTGCTGTGATGATGGAGGATGATGCTCAAACTTCTCGAGAAGAAAGATGCTTTCGGTTGTGGATTAACAGTCTTGGAACTGATACTTATGTGAATAATTTATTTGAGGACGTGAGAACCGG GTGGGTTCTTTTAGAGGTACTAGACAAAATTTCACAAGGATTAGTTAATTGGAAACAAGCAACAAAGCCTCCAATTAAGATGCCATTTCGAAAAGTTGAGAATTGCAACCAAGTCATAAACATTGGGAAAGAACTGAATTTCTCCCTTGTAAATGTAGCTGGAAGTGATATCGTACAAGGAAACAAGAAGCTCATACTAG CTTTTTTGTGGCAGTTAATGAGGTTTTCAATGCTCCAACTGTTgattaacttgaaatttcatgcCCTTGGAAAGGAGATAACAGATGCTGACATACTAAATTGGGCAAACAGTAAAGTGAAGAGTGCAAGGAGAAAATCTCAAATTGAAAGCTTTAAG GACAAAAATATATCGAGTGGGAAATTCTTTCTCGAGCTTCTAAGCGCTGTGGAACCAAGGGTTGTCAATTGGAGCCTTGTGACCAGGGGTAAAACTG ATGAGGATAAGAAGCTTAATGCAACTTACACAATCAGTGTAGCACGTAAACTCGGGTGCTCCATCTTTTTATTGCCAGAGGATATAATAGAG GTGAACCAGAAGATGATGCTGACACTCACAGCAAGCATCATGTACTGGAGCTTGCAAACAAAGACTGAAGATTCAGAGTCCAACACTGCAGAAAACGCCGGTTTGGATGCATCTCCAGCAGCTGCCTCTGATGGTGACATTGCTTCCACAACTTCTGAAGTGGAAAAGGGGGTGCAAGAAGAAAGatag
- the LOC125862131 gene encoding uncharacterized protein LOC125862131 gives MYGTHSKRDMEIEYQSQVPILRPSIHARRAKITVKFQDLYGFTVEGNVDDVNVLNEVREKVREQGKVWWSLEASKGANWYLQTHVSSTLKTSLKFSALVNAITLKKLIRKGIPPVLRPKVWFSLSGAAKKKSTAPDSYYEDLTKAVQDKVTPATKQIDHDLPRTFPGHPWLDTAEGHAALRRVLVAYSFRDSDVGYCQGLNYVAALLLLVMKTEEEAFWMIAVLLENVLVTDCYNKNLSGCHVEQRVFKDLLTKKCPRIAAHLEALEFDVSLVCTEWFLCLFAKSLPSETTLRVWDVLFNEGANLLFHVALAIFKMNEEELLTVHHVGDVIHIIQRCTHQLFDPDDLLTVAFDQIGFMTTTTISRQRKKQEPAVMAELDQRLRRLNSIIASDEQ, from the exons AAGTATACATGCCAGAAGGGCAAAGATTACTGTGAAATTTCAAGATCTGTATGGATTTACTGTTGAAGGGAATGTTGATGATGTTAATGTGTTGAATGAGGTTAGGGAAAAGGTTAGGGAACAAGGGAAAGTTTGGTGGTCATTAGAAGCTAGCAAAGGTGCTAATTGGTATTTGCAAACTCATGTTTCCTCAACCCTTAAAACATCCCTCAAATTCTCTGCTTTGGTGAatgcaattactctcaagaAGCTCATTAGGAAAGGAATTCCACCTGTTTTGAGGCCTAAGGTGTGGTTTTCACTATCAGGGGCTGCTAAGAAGAAATCGACCGCCCCGGATAGTTATTATGAGGATTTGACAAAGGCTGTACAGGATAAGGTCACACCTGCAACCAAGCAGATTGATCAT GACCTTCCACGAACCTTTCCTGGTCACCCCTGGTTGGACACTGCTGAGGGTCATGCTGCCCTTAGGCGGGTCCTTGTTGCCTATTCTTTCCGTGATTCTGATGTTGGCTACTGCCAG GGATTAAACTATGTTGCAGCATTATTATTGCTGGTGATGAAAACCGAAGAAGAGGCTTTCTGGATGATTGCTGTCCTTCTAGAGAATGTGTTAGTCACCGACTGTTATAATAAGAACTTATCTGGATGTCATGTTGAACAAAGAGTGTTCAAGGATCTATTAACCAAAAAATGTCCAAG GATAGCTGCTCATTTGGAGGCACTGGAGTTCGATGTTTCTCTTGTTTGCACAGAATGGTTTCTCTGCCTTTTCGCCAAAAGCTTGCCTTCTGAG ACAACCTTGCGGGTCTGGGATGTCCTTTTCAATGAAGGTGCAAATCTTCTATTTCATGTGGCATTGGCAATTTTTAAG ATGAACGAAGAAGAGTTGCTGACGGTGCATCATGTTGGGGATGTAATTCATATAATCCAGAGATGCACACATCAACTTTTTGATCCTGATGACTTGTTGACG gttGCTTTTGATCAAATTGGTTTTATGACAACCACTACTATATCAAGACAGAGGAAAAAGCAGGAACCGGCGGTCATGGCAGAGCTTGACCAGAGACTAAGGCGGTTAAATTCCATTATCGCGAGTGACGAACAATAG